A region from the Arthrobacter roseus genome encodes:
- the hisS gene encoding histidine--tRNA ligase — translation MARKASLSGFPELLPQERIVEQHVLDTLRRVFELHGFSSIETRSVETVAQLLRKGEIDKEVYVLGRIHDDATSSGDAGSRSDQLALHFDLTVPFARYVVENSGHLAFPFRRYQIQKAWRGERPQDGRFREFVQADIDVVGDGTLAFRYDVELALVVVQALESLPLPKFRVRVNNRKLAEGFYRGLGLTDTAGVLRSIDKLDKIGPDKVSALLREELEASEEQAQSALKLASICTEDSSFADQVRALGVSNDLLEQGIAELSAVIEEATRRAPGKVVADLSIARGLDYYTGTVYETVLVGHEQLGSVCSGGRYDSLASKGNRTFPGVGLSIGVSRLVSRILSTGAATASRSVPSAVLVALTDEESWSDAQDVAAKLRTRGICVEVAGKAEKFGKQIKYADRRGIPFVWFTSDDGTHEVKDIRSGIQTKADPDLWSPPAEDLLPTISSAEPTA, via the coding sequence ATGGCTCGCAAGGCTTCATTGTCAGGATTTCCGGAGCTCCTGCCCCAGGAACGCATCGTCGAGCAGCACGTCCTCGATACCCTGCGGCGTGTCTTTGAGCTTCACGGATTCTCGAGCATTGAAACCCGCTCGGTTGAGACTGTGGCTCAGCTGTTGCGCAAGGGTGAAATCGACAAGGAAGTTTACGTTCTGGGGCGAATTCATGACGACGCCACGAGTAGTGGGGACGCGGGTTCCCGATCGGATCAGCTAGCGCTTCATTTCGATCTAACGGTTCCCTTTGCGCGCTATGTGGTTGAGAATTCCGGGCACTTGGCATTCCCTTTCCGGCGATACCAAATACAGAAGGCGTGGCGTGGCGAGCGTCCGCAGGATGGCCGGTTCCGTGAGTTTGTTCAAGCTGACATCGACGTGGTGGGCGACGGCACTCTGGCGTTCCGTTACGACGTTGAGCTGGCGCTTGTGGTTGTTCAGGCACTCGAATCTCTCCCATTGCCTAAATTTCGGGTGCGGGTCAACAACCGCAAGCTGGCGGAGGGCTTCTATCGTGGCCTGGGACTGACGGACACCGCTGGTGTTTTGCGCAGCATCGACAAATTGGACAAAATCGGCCCGGACAAGGTTTCGGCTCTCCTCCGGGAGGAGCTGGAGGCGTCCGAGGAGCAGGCTCAGTCGGCCCTGAAATTGGCATCGATCTGTACTGAGGATTCGAGTTTCGCGGACCAGGTCCGCGCCCTTGGTGTGAGCAATGACCTGCTGGAACAGGGGATCGCAGAGCTTTCCGCCGTTATAGAGGAAGCAACCCGAAGGGCTCCAGGGAAGGTCGTTGCGGATTTGAGCATCGCCCGTGGCCTTGATTACTACACGGGCACGGTCTACGAAACGGTTCTTGTCGGCCACGAGCAGCTGGGCTCGGTGTGTTCGGGTGGACGTTATGATTCGCTGGCGTCCAAGGGCAACCGCACCTTCCCAGGGGTGGGACTGTCCATCGGTGTCTCACGCCTGGTGTCCCGGATCCTGTCGACAGGAGCTGCCACTGCATCCAGATCCGTTCCCAGCGCGGTGCTCGTTGCCCTCACGGATGAAGAGTCATGGTCGGATGCCCAGGACGTCGCAGCCAAGCTGCGCACGCGGGGAATCTGCGTCGAAGTTGCGGGCAAGGCTGAAAAATTCGGAAAGCAGATCAAATATGCGGACCGGCGTGGCATTCCTTTCGTCTGGTTTACCTCCGATGACGGCACGCACGAGGTCAAGGACATCCGCTCCGGCATACAGACCAAAGCCGACCCGGATCTCTGGAGCCCACCGGCCGAAGATCTGCTGCCCACTATCAGTTCCGCTGAACCGACAGCCTGA
- a CDS encoding DUF349 domain-containing protein, translated as MTESQQSDETTPNASAESAERTEEAPQPAPSNGQPKPSTPSGPTPAAMAKRLVAPTAGTPSSHPVGTPPSHTTSLEEARRFARVEDDGHVFLLVQGEEHPVGQYPDASRDEALAYFARKYDDAASQIALLEQRVAAKAPSTDMRKTVSHLRETVAERHMVGDVTSLEQRLEQLDTDIGGLEKSEQQQHEAARSAELATRENIVAEAEALASKDPASVQWKTTSTRMNELFDAWKLAQKSGTRLGRSAEDSLWKRFRSARTTFDRHRRAYFSQLDSDNAQAKATKEKLITDAEALSTSTDWGRTAAEYRHLMDEWKASRRAGRKDDDALWTRFRAAQDKFFTARKAANEVIDEEFAKNLVVKDQLLKEAQSIDSTKNPVAARKALQSIRDRWEEAGKVPRGDMGRVEAGLRSVEDAVKAAEDEKWERTNPETQARTNSALSQLESAIASLEADLEKARVTGDAGQVRKAQEALDARQQWLDMLQKSARNFE; from the coding sequence GTGACAGAGAGTCAGCAATCCGACGAAACCACACCCAATGCTTCTGCGGAATCGGCAGAGCGCACTGAAGAAGCTCCGCAACCTGCGCCGTCAAATGGCCAGCCCAAGCCCTCGACGCCCTCAGGACCAACGCCGGCGGCCATGGCAAAGCGTCTTGTCGCACCCACGGCAGGGACACCGTCATCTCATCCAGTCGGCACTCCCCCGTCGCACACGACATCCCTCGAAGAAGCGAGACGGTTCGCCCGCGTTGAGGACGACGGTCATGTTTTCCTCCTGGTCCAGGGTGAGGAACACCCCGTCGGGCAATACCCGGATGCCTCTCGCGACGAAGCGCTCGCCTACTTTGCCCGTAAGTACGACGACGCTGCGAGCCAGATCGCGCTACTGGAACAACGCGTGGCGGCCAAGGCACCGTCCACTGATATGCGCAAAACCGTTTCTCACCTGCGCGAAACTGTCGCAGAACGGCACATGGTCGGAGACGTTACTTCACTGGAGCAGCGGCTCGAACAGCTGGATACCGACATCGGTGGACTGGAAAAGTCTGAGCAACAACAGCACGAAGCCGCACGGTCCGCCGAGTTGGCAACACGTGAAAATATAGTTGCTGAAGCCGAAGCGCTGGCCTCCAAGGACCCGGCTTCCGTCCAGTGGAAAACCACCAGCACCCGAATGAACGAGCTCTTCGATGCGTGGAAACTGGCACAGAAGTCAGGAACCCGCCTCGGACGGTCCGCTGAGGACTCGCTCTGGAAACGCTTTCGTTCTGCGCGCACAACCTTCGACAGGCACCGGCGAGCATATTTTTCACAGCTGGATAGCGACAACGCTCAAGCTAAAGCTACGAAAGAAAAACTCATCACCGACGCTGAGGCGCTGTCTACATCGACTGACTGGGGACGGACAGCCGCTGAGTACCGCCACTTGATGGACGAGTGGAAAGCCTCACGCCGTGCAGGACGCAAGGACGACGACGCGTTGTGGACCCGATTCAGGGCAGCGCAGGACAAGTTCTTTACTGCACGCAAGGCTGCGAACGAAGTCATCGACGAGGAATTCGCAAAAAACCTTGTGGTCAAGGATCAGCTCCTCAAGGAAGCACAGAGCATTGACTCAACCAAGAACCCGGTAGCCGCCAGAAAAGCGCTCCAGAGTATTCGTGACAGGTGGGAGGAGGCCGGCAAGGTCCCTCGTGGAGACATGGGACGGGTAGAGGCCGGATTGCGCTCTGTCGAAGATGCGGTCAAGGCAGCCGAAGACGAGAAGTGGGAACGGACGAACCCTGAAACCCAAGCCCGCACCAACAGTGCCTTGTCGCAACTCGAGTCGGCTATTGCCTCGCTCGAAGCCGACCTTGAGAAGGCTAGGGTTACCGGAGACGCAGGGCAGGTCCGGAAAGCGCAAGAAGCCCTGGATGCCCGCCAACAGTGGCTCGACATGTTGCAGAAGTCTGCCCGCAATTTTGAGTAA
- a CDS encoding RelA/SpoT family protein produces MAENVRAGDSSGTGERTGAVAPREHQGADRQGTASDGTGGRRERTISRLARLTGRGQADYSPILEPLLRTVRVNNPKEDLELIKRAYLVAEQSHQGQKRKSGDPYITHPVAVATIMAELGMSGTTLAAALLHDTVEDTSYTLDQLRKEFGNEVAMLVDGVTKLDKVQFGDAAQSETVRKMVVAMAKDIRVLVIKLCDRLHNARTWRFVSPESSARKARETLEIFAPLAHRLGMNTIKWELEDLSFSALHPKVYEEIVRMVGDRTPEREKYLSSVRSKIAEDLKDVKIRATITGRPKHYYSIYQKMIVRGKDFDDIHDLMGVRVLVDSVRDCYAVLGTLHARWNPLPGRFKDYIAMPKFNMYQSLHTTVIGPSGKPVEIQIRTHDMHRRAEYGVAAHWKYKSNGTKQADAPENGEMSWLRSLVDWQQETSDPDEFLDSLRFEINAREVFVFTPKGEVMALPAGSTPVDFAYAVHTEVGHRTIGARVNGKLVPLNSELNHGDWVEVFTSKAEGAGPSQDWQGFVKSPRARNKIRQWFTKERREEAIEKGKDLLTRAMRKQNLPLQRMMTHDALLAVAEELRHQDIAALYAAVGDGHSSAQNVIEHLIALAGGHDDAEEQMTQVPVTTTTKRPRFSDAGVMVRGVGDVWVKLARCCAPVPPDEIIGFVTRGSGVSVHRSDCKNVLDLKAQTGRMVDVEWAPTQSSVYLVDIQVEALDRKSLLTDVTKVLSENHVNILSASVTTTSNRVAMSRFAFELGDPKYLGHILGAVRRIDGVFDVYRATDGRRRLP; encoded by the coding sequence ATGGCTGAGAATGTCAGAGCTGGAGATAGTTCCGGAACGGGAGAGCGGACCGGGGCAGTGGCGCCTCGGGAGCATCAGGGTGCTGACCGGCAAGGTACGGCGTCGGACGGCACGGGTGGACGGCGTGAGCGGACCATCTCGAGGCTTGCTCGCCTAACCGGCAGAGGTCAGGCTGACTACTCTCCCATTTTGGAACCACTTCTGCGCACGGTCCGGGTCAACAATCCAAAAGAAGATCTTGAACTGATCAAGCGCGCGTATCTGGTGGCTGAACAAAGCCATCAGGGCCAGAAACGCAAAAGCGGAGATCCCTACATCACGCATCCTGTCGCGGTGGCTACCATCATGGCCGAACTCGGTATGAGCGGAACCACGCTTGCGGCTGCCCTACTTCACGACACCGTGGAGGACACCTCTTATACCCTCGACCAACTGCGCAAGGAATTTGGCAACGAAGTTGCCATGCTGGTTGACGGTGTCACCAAGCTCGACAAGGTCCAGTTCGGCGATGCCGCTCAGTCGGAGACGGTACGGAAGATGGTCGTCGCCATGGCCAAGGACATCCGTGTTCTAGTGATCAAACTGTGTGACCGGCTGCATAATGCCCGTACTTGGCGATTCGTCTCCCCGGAGTCGTCCGCACGAAAAGCGAGGGAAACGCTCGAAATTTTCGCGCCGCTTGCCCATCGATTGGGCATGAACACGATCAAATGGGAACTTGAAGACCTCTCATTCTCCGCTCTGCATCCGAAAGTGTACGAAGAGATTGTCCGGATGGTGGGGGACCGAACTCCAGAGCGTGAAAAGTACCTTTCCTCAGTGCGCAGTAAGATCGCCGAGGATTTGAAAGACGTCAAAATCAGGGCAACGATCACAGGGCGCCCCAAACACTATTACTCGATCTATCAAAAAATGATTGTTCGGGGTAAAGATTTTGACGATATCCATGACTTGATGGGTGTCCGCGTTCTCGTTGACAGTGTGCGAGACTGCTATGCCGTTCTCGGAACACTTCATGCTCGGTGGAATCCCTTGCCGGGCCGTTTCAAAGACTACATCGCGATGCCCAAGTTCAATATGTACCAATCTCTTCACACCACGGTGATCGGCCCATCAGGTAAACCCGTGGAGATCCAGATTCGCACCCACGACATGCACCGGCGCGCGGAGTATGGTGTCGCAGCACACTGGAAGTACAAGTCAAATGGCACCAAGCAAGCTGATGCACCAGAGAACGGTGAAATGAGCTGGCTGCGGAGCTTGGTGGACTGGCAACAAGAAACATCGGATCCAGACGAGTTTTTGGACTCCCTCCGGTTCGAAATCAACGCCCGAGAAGTCTTCGTTTTCACCCCCAAGGGCGAGGTCATGGCGCTTCCCGCGGGATCGACCCCCGTCGATTTTGCCTATGCTGTCCACACTGAAGTGGGGCATCGAACTATTGGCGCGCGCGTCAACGGTAAACTCGTTCCGCTGAACAGCGAGCTCAACCATGGCGACTGGGTTGAGGTCTTCACCTCAAAGGCTGAAGGAGCTGGTCCAAGCCAAGATTGGCAGGGTTTCGTCAAGAGCCCACGGGCGAGGAACAAGATCCGCCAGTGGTTCACCAAGGAGCGCCGCGAAGAGGCGATCGAGAAGGGGAAGGACCTTCTCACTCGGGCCATGCGCAAGCAGAACCTTCCTTTGCAGCGAATGATGACCCACGACGCACTGTTGGCGGTCGCGGAGGAATTACGTCATCAGGATATTGCGGCCCTGTATGCCGCTGTGGGCGATGGACATTCTTCTGCTCAGAATGTCATCGAGCATTTGATCGCTCTGGCCGGCGGGCACGATGATGCCGAAGAGCAGATGACCCAGGTTCCGGTAACCACAACAACCAAACGTCCACGTTTCTCCGACGCTGGCGTCATGGTGCGTGGTGTGGGAGATGTATGGGTCAAGCTGGCGCGCTGTTGTGCACCTGTCCCGCCGGACGAGATCATCGGTTTCGTGACCCGTGGTTCTGGTGTTTCAGTGCACCGCTCCGACTGCAAGAACGTACTGGACCTCAAAGCACAGACCGGGAGAATGGTCGACGTTGAGTGGGCCCCCACGCAGTCCAGTGTTTACCTCGTGGATATCCAGGTTGAAGCACTAGACCGAAAGAGTCTATTGACAGATGTGACCAAGGTTTTGTCGGAGAACCACGTCAATATCCTCTCTGCCAGTGTCACTACGACGAGCAACCGAGTGGCCATGTCGCGCTTCGCTTTCGAACTCGGCGATCCAAAGTATCTTGGCCACATTCTCGGAGCGGTTCGACGAATAGACGGCGTCTTCGACGTCTATCGCGCTACTGATGGTCGTCGTCGGCTGCCTTAG
- the secF gene encoding protein translocase subunit SecF, translating into MSATSKFATFGNELYTGKRSYPFVGKRKLWYWIAAIAVLASILIPIAKGGFNLGIEFRGGSEFTVSSVENTEVSIGEEAISGVNTGAEPTVTNIAPNTMRIQMDRLNDDQTLQVKENLIDAYGVTQDEVTSNYIGPTWGQDVSGKAITGFFVFVFLGAVLMALYFRTWKMSLAAMVGLFVVMFVTAGIYSLSNFEVTPSAVIGFLTILSYSLYDTVVVFDKVRENTEDVDVSTKRSFAEQVNLAINQTLVRSINTSVVAVLPVASVLFIGALLLGAGTLRDLSLALFVGIIVGTLSTVFIAAPLYAGLRLREPDIKRQSKRVNNRRRNEDGLAGNGAVV; encoded by the coding sequence ATGTCGGCTACATCGAAATTCGCCACCTTCGGCAACGAGCTGTACACGGGCAAGCGCTCGTACCCTTTCGTGGGAAAACGCAAGCTATGGTACTGGATCGCAGCTATTGCCGTCCTGGCTTCCATTCTGATCCCTATCGCCAAGGGTGGTTTCAACCTCGGCATCGAGTTCCGAGGTGGGTCGGAATTTACCGTATCCTCAGTTGAGAACACGGAGGTCAGCATTGGCGAGGAAGCTATTTCCGGCGTCAATACCGGTGCTGAGCCAACTGTTACGAACATCGCGCCAAACACGATGCGCATCCAGATGGACCGGCTGAACGACGATCAGACCCTGCAGGTCAAGGAAAACCTCATCGATGCCTACGGAGTCACTCAAGATGAGGTGACGTCAAACTACATCGGTCCCACGTGGGGTCAGGACGTCAGCGGCAAGGCGATCACGGGGTTCTTCGTCTTCGTGTTCCTGGGAGCAGTTCTGATGGCGCTGTACTTCAGAACCTGGAAAATGTCCCTTGCCGCCATGGTGGGTCTCTTTGTCGTCATGTTCGTGACGGCTGGGATCTACTCGTTGAGCAACTTCGAAGTGACACCATCAGCGGTGATCGGCTTCCTGACCATTCTCAGTTACTCCCTCTATGACACGGTCGTGGTGTTCGACAAGGTCCGGGAAAACACTGAAGACGTTGACGTCTCTACCAAACGGAGTTTCGCCGAGCAGGTCAACCTTGCCATCAACCAGACACTGGTCCGTTCCATCAACACGTCCGTAGTGGCTGTGCTTCCGGTGGCGTCCGTGCTCTTTATCGGCGCCTTGCTGCTTGGCGCTGGAACGCTGCGGGATCTTTCGCTGGCACTTTTTGTCGGCATTATTGTGGGTACACTTTCTACTGTTTTCATCGCAGCACCGCTTTACGCGGGGTTGCGTTTGCGTGAACCGGACATCAAGCGTCAGTCCAAACGGGTCAATAACCGCAGACGCAACGAGGATGGGCTCGCAGGTAACGGCGCCGTAGTCTAG
- the secD gene encoding protein translocase subunit SecD produces MSRKSPVTAARRTLIWLGVIFAALALTLGGGTMWGEASWTPKLALDLEGGTQMILAPKVQGGGEEITQEQLDQAVSIIRQRVDGSGVSEAEITTQSGRNVVVSLPGIPDSDTRDLIQASAQMEFRPVLMRAPAPAAETPTPKDQLTTPTAKPTNGSDLNWVTPELQQKFEKLDCTDPKALEPAAEPADPDKPMISCEPDTGSKYILGPVAVPGTDIESADFGLRSNSQGQTLNEWAVNIDFNGDGTEKFKEVTTRLYSFGQQDPRNQFAIVLDGTVISAPTTNAVIPDGKPSISGSFTEDSAAALAEQLKYGALPISFEIQSEQQISATLGADQLRLGLISGVIGLALVAVYSMFQYRMLGLVTIVSLVVAGVLTYLAIAILGWTQNYRLSLAGVAGLIVAIGQTADSFIVYFERIRDELRDGRNMVSAVENGWRRAKQTVLASKAVNLLAAVVLFFVAVGSVRGFAFTLGLTAIADLIVVFLFTHPTMQLLAKTKFFGGGHRWSGLDPSLLDVVPIYRGAGRLREPSTAAVDANKGRAGAKPISARNKPASKEAERRLTIAERRKAEGAEPNVYAGSDSAPKEENN; encoded by the coding sequence ATGTCACGTAAAAGCCCGGTCACGGCTGCACGGAGAACTCTCATTTGGTTAGGGGTAATATTTGCTGCCCTAGCACTCACCCTTGGCGGCGGAACCATGTGGGGCGAAGCCTCCTGGACCCCAAAGCTAGCCTTGGATCTTGAGGGCGGTACCCAAATGATTCTCGCGCCGAAGGTTCAAGGCGGGGGTGAGGAAATCACCCAGGAGCAGCTAGACCAGGCGGTGTCTATCATCCGTCAGCGTGTGGACGGAAGTGGCGTTTCGGAAGCAGAAATCACTACCCAGTCCGGACGCAATGTTGTGGTTAGTCTTCCGGGCATCCCGGACTCGGACACCCGTGATCTCATCCAGGCCTCAGCCCAGATGGAGTTCAGACCAGTACTGATGCGGGCCCCCGCTCCGGCAGCGGAGACACCGACACCCAAAGATCAGCTGACCACCCCGACGGCCAAGCCAACCAACGGCAGTGATCTCAACTGGGTGACTCCAGAGCTTCAGCAGAAGTTTGAAAAATTAGACTGCACCGACCCCAAGGCGCTGGAACCAGCCGCTGAGCCTGCGGATCCAGACAAGCCGATGATCTCGTGTGAGCCTGATACCGGCAGTAAGTACATTCTTGGTCCGGTCGCGGTACCCGGAACCGATATTGAATCAGCTGATTTTGGGCTCCGCTCCAACTCCCAGGGGCAGACCCTGAACGAGTGGGCGGTGAACATTGACTTCAACGGCGATGGAACCGAGAAGTTCAAGGAGGTCACTACCCGCCTCTACTCTTTCGGCCAGCAGGACCCGCGCAACCAGTTCGCCATCGTGCTGGACGGCACAGTCATTTCGGCACCAACGACCAACGCTGTGATCCCCGATGGCAAACCGTCCATCAGCGGTAGCTTCACCGAAGACTCCGCGGCCGCACTTGCGGAACAACTGAAGTACGGTGCTTTGCCCATCAGCTTCGAAATCCAGAGCGAACAACAGATCTCCGCGACACTGGGCGCAGATCAGTTGCGGCTGGGCCTCATCTCCGGTGTTATCGGCCTCGCCCTCGTCGCCGTGTACTCGATGTTCCAGTACCGCATGCTCGGCTTGGTGACGATCGTGTCCCTCGTGGTCGCCGGAGTGCTGACATATCTTGCGATCGCCATTCTCGGGTGGACACAGAACTACCGGTTGTCCTTGGCCGGCGTGGCAGGCCTTATTGTGGCGATCGGCCAGACAGCAGACTCCTTCATCGTCTATTTCGAACGAATACGTGATGAATTGCGCGATGGTCGGAACATGGTATCCGCTGTTGAGAATGGTTGGCGGCGTGCCAAGCAGACGGTTCTGGCATCGAAGGCTGTCAACCTTCTTGCGGCAGTCGTGCTGTTCTTTGTGGCGGTCGGTAGCGTGCGCGGCTTTGCCTTCACCCTTGGCCTGACTGCTATCGCCGACCTCATTGTGGTCTTCCTCTTCACCCACCCGACGATGCAGCTGTTGGCAAAGACCAAGTTCTTCGGAGGTGGGCACCGATGGTCGGGACTGGATCCGAGTCTGCTCGATGTTGTGCCCATCTACCGTGGAGCTGGACGATTGCGGGAGCCTTCGACGGCTGCGGTAGATGCCAACAAGGGAAGGGCCGGAGCCAAACCCATCAGCGCGCGTAACAAGCCCGCTTCAAAAGAGGCGGAGCGCCGGTTGACGATCGCCGAGAGGCGAAAAGCAGAGGGTGCGGAACCGAACGTTTACGCCGGGAGCGACTCTGCTCCGAAGGAGGAGAACAACTAA
- a CDS encoding preprotein translocase subunit YajC, which translates to MNKPSATETEAADVLLHVLAESGTPESGGFNFINLLLPLALVVLIVLMFRKQRTAQKHVQEQRTQMVPGTAVMTNFGLFGTIVSIDQDANQAVLEISPGTHATVHMQVLTKVVEETAPSDPNEETPTVPDDASSLEHPGHVADVTETPQESADRLNQESKNKDN; encoded by the coding sequence GTGAATAAGCCATCAGCAACAGAAACGGAAGCAGCCGACGTGCTCCTACATGTCCTTGCCGAGAGTGGAACCCCCGAATCCGGTGGTTTCAACTTCATCAATCTCCTCCTGCCCCTGGCACTCGTTGTCCTGATCGTCCTCATGTTTCGAAAGCAGCGGACCGCTCAGAAGCACGTGCAGGAACAGCGTACCCAGATGGTGCCCGGCACCGCTGTCATGACCAACTTCGGTCTATTCGGCACAATTGTTTCGATTGATCAGGATGCAAATCAGGCTGTTCTCGAAATCTCGCCCGGTACCCATGCCACGGTTCATATGCAGGTTTTGACAAAGGTGGTTGAGGAAACCGCACCGTCAGATCCGAACGAGGAAACACCCACGGTCCCCGATGATGCGTCTTCTCTGGAACACCCAGGGCACGTTGCGGATGTCACGGAAACACCGCAGGAATCCGCGGACCGGCTAAACCAGGAAAGCAAGAACAAAGACAACTAG
- the ruvB gene encoding Holliday junction branch migration DNA helicase RuvB gives MVSAGSDPEDRAVEAALRPRTLDDFVGQKRVRGQLSLMLEASRIRGRSADHVLLSGPPGLGKTTLAMIIASEMNAPLRISSGPAIQHAGDLAAILSSLTEGEVLFLDEIHRMSRPAEEMLYMAMEDFRVDIVVGKGAGATAIPLELPSFTLVGATTRAGLLPGPLRDRFGFTGHLEFYSSGELELVLRRSAMLMDMRVTSAAFAEVAGRSRGTPRIANRLLRRVRDWALVHKVHQIDDSAAGAALDMYEVDERGLDRLDRAVLHALITKFDGGPVGLSTIAIAVGEEPETVESVAEPFLVREGLLGRTPRGRIAMAAAWDHLGLERIGGAQQDAVRSLLLDEDEEAPNWL, from the coding sequence GTGGTCTCAGCCGGGTCGGACCCAGAGGACCGGGCCGTTGAGGCCGCGCTGCGGCCGCGGACCCTGGATGACTTCGTGGGGCAAAAACGGGTCAGGGGTCAACTTTCTTTGATGTTGGAGGCATCGCGGATTCGGGGGAGGAGCGCCGATCATGTGCTGCTCTCTGGTCCCCCTGGGCTGGGCAAGACAACTCTGGCGATGATAATCGCCAGCGAAATGAACGCACCATTGCGGATTTCCTCCGGACCGGCAATCCAACACGCAGGTGATCTTGCGGCCATCCTCTCGTCTTTGACCGAGGGCGAGGTGCTGTTCCTGGATGAAATACACCGAATGTCCCGGCCTGCCGAGGAGATGCTGTACATGGCCATGGAAGACTTTCGGGTGGACATCGTGGTGGGCAAAGGGGCTGGTGCCACGGCTATTCCTCTGGAATTGCCGTCGTTCACGCTGGTGGGTGCCACAACCCGTGCCGGTCTGCTGCCCGGTCCGCTGCGAGACCGCTTTGGATTCACAGGTCATCTGGAGTTCTATTCGAGTGGGGAGCTGGAGCTTGTCCTGAGGCGTTCGGCGATGCTCATGGACATGAGAGTGACATCGGCTGCCTTCGCGGAGGTTGCAGGGCGCTCTCGGGGGACTCCTCGTATCGCAAACAGGCTGCTGCGCCGCGTCCGGGACTGGGCGCTGGTCCATAAGGTTCATCAGATTGACGACTCAGCGGCCGGTGCGGCGCTGGATATGTATGAAGTTGACGAACGCGGGCTCGACCGGCTGGACCGAGCGGTTCTTCACGCACTGATCACCAAGTTCGACGGCGGCCCTGTGGGCCTGTCCACCATCGCGATTGCGGTGGGTGAAGAGCCCGAAACTGTTGAATCGGTCGCGGAACCATTCCTTGTCCGCGAGGGCCTTCTGGGGCGTACGCCGCGTGGCCGAATCGCCATGGCCGCTGCCTGGGACCACCTCGGGCTGGAGCGTATTGGAGGCGCGCAGCAAGATGCCGTCAGGAGCCTGCTGCTGGATGAGGATGAAGAAGCGCCGAATTGGCTTTAA
- the ruvA gene encoding Holliday junction branch migration protein RuvA: MISSLRGDVAHVGLHSAVLDIHGVGMLVHATPQTLAGLVPGQPALVHTSMIVREDSMTLYGFADVEQRTVFETLIGVSGVGPRLGLAVLAVHSPEAIRIAASSGDDKAFSKVPGIGPKGARRIVLELADKLVPIGGPTDSPAAQSGWRSQVLLAMTGLGWSEKDAEVAIDQAVKNEPDTADTGNVAEILRLTLRLLGQDGARAGSRTKV; encoded by the coding sequence GTGATCAGTTCGCTTCGGGGTGACGTGGCGCATGTCGGTCTCCACAGTGCCGTCCTTGATATTCATGGCGTGGGCATGTTGGTGCACGCGACTCCACAAACTCTGGCCGGTCTGGTCCCAGGACAGCCGGCTTTGGTCCACACGTCCATGATCGTACGAGAAGATTCCATGACGCTTTACGGGTTTGCGGACGTCGAACAGCGCACGGTATTCGAAACGCTGATCGGAGTCAGCGGAGTTGGACCGCGTCTCGGGCTCGCAGTTCTCGCGGTTCACTCACCGGAAGCGATCCGCATCGCGGCGTCCAGTGGTGACGACAAAGCGTTCAGCAAAGTCCCCGGGATTGGGCCCAAAGGCGCACGCCGAATAGTTTTGGAGCTCGCAGACAAACTTGTACCGATCGGTGGACCAACCGACTCACCAGCGGCGCAGTCTGGTTGGCGTTCGCAGGTCCTTCTGGCAATGACCGGGCTGGGGTGGTCGGAGAAAGACGCCGAAGTGGCCATCGACCAAGCGGTGAAGAACGAACCAGATACGGCGGATACTGGCAACGTCGCGGAGATTCTTCGTCTAACCTTGCGGCTATTGGGCCAAGACGGTGCCCGCGCCGGATCGCGGACAAAGGTATGA
- the ruvC gene encoding crossover junction endodeoxyribonuclease RuvC has protein sequence MSLRVLGVDPGLTRCGIGVVDVAANRSATLVAVGVVGTAADESLDKRLLVIALAIDEWLDRHEPDVVAVERVFSQLNVSTVMGTAQASGVVIAAAARRGLPVALHTPTEVKAAVTGDGQAGKEAVTRMVTRILGLDAPPRPADAADALALAITHAWRSGGASAKTRPGGAAGSGQTAAQRAWVQAEAEAKRSPAGRKR, from the coding sequence GTGAGCCTTCGTGTACTCGGAGTGGATCCGGGCCTTACACGCTGCGGAATTGGCGTCGTTGATGTGGCGGCAAATCGATCCGCAACGCTCGTTGCCGTTGGCGTTGTCGGAACTGCCGCCGATGAGAGTCTGGACAAGCGCCTGCTGGTGATTGCCCTGGCGATTGACGAGTGGCTGGACAGGCATGAACCCGACGTCGTCGCTGTCGAACGCGTTTTCAGCCAGTTGAATGTCAGCACGGTGATGGGAACGGCTCAGGCCTCCGGTGTTGTGATTGCGGCGGCCGCCAGGCGGGGACTGCCCGTAGCCCTGCACACGCCGACAGAGGTGAAGGCGGCAGTGACCGGGGACGGCCAGGCAGGAAAGGAAGCGGTGACAAGAATGGTCACCCGCATCCTCGGCCTTGATGCACCGCCCCGGCCCGCCGACGCCGCCGACGCTCTTGCCCTGGCCATCACCCATGCATGGCGATCCGGTGGAGCTTCTGCCAAGACACGGCCGGGAGGCGCAGCCGGATCTGGTCAGACTGCAGCGCAGCGGGCGTGGGTGCAGGCCGAGGCTGAGGCCAAACGTTCACCCGCAGGACGGAAGCGCTGA